A segment of the Agarivorans albus genome:
CTGTGAAGATGCCGCTCGCCGTTTGCAGCACAGCTTGAATAACCGAGCAGACTTAGTTGATTTTTGGGTAAGGGTAAACCACCTAGAAAGCCTACACGCGCATGATGCTGTATGTGTTGTAACTAAAGGTATTGAGCAAGGTTACAGCGCCTAGCTAGGGCGCTGTTTTTGTATCCTCTATAGCGCTGTCTCCGGCGCTACAGTAGCGGGCTTTACCCTGATGTTTAGCACGATAAAGCTGTAAATCTGCCACCCTTACCAGTTCGCCATAATCCACACCTTGTTGAGGAATAACGCTGGCCACACCAATACTTACCGATACAAAGTCGCTCACATCTGAGAATTCATGAGGAATTTCAGCTTCTTTCATATTGCGCAACACGGTTTCGGCGATTTGCTTAGCACCTTCACAGCCAGTATTAGGTAGCAATATGGCAAACTCTTCACCGCCATAACGGGCCACTAAATCGGAGCCACGTTTCACTGAGCGACTGATTAACTTAGCCACTTGGCGCAAAGCTTCGTCGCCCTGTTGGTGGCCATAGTTATCGTTATATTGCTTGAAGCAGTCAATATCCAGCAATAACAAACTTAGCTCTACCCCTTCACGACGATGAGTTAGCCACAACTGCAATAATTTCTCATCAAAACTACGGCGGTTAGCTACTTGAGTTAGGCTGTCGATAAAGCTGAGTTCCTGTAACTGCATAATCGCGTCGGCCAGTTGCTGCTCGGTGGCTTTACGCTCGGTAACATCACGAGTGATGAAGATAATGCCGCGCTCGCCACTCACATCATCAAAATAAGGGCCTTTAATCACCTCATACCAAATCTGGTGACCATCATCCAAGTACACTAATTCTTCATACCGGATCGGCTTGCCATCTTCTAAAATTTGACGGTTTTGCAACTGATGTTGTTCTAACTGTTCTTCACTAAGAACCTCGGTAAGGTGTTTGCCTAACAACTCATCACTGGTAAAACCAAACATTTTGGCGAAAGGTTCGTTCCCGCCAACAAAGTTACCTTTATCATCAATAAAGCCCAATGGATCGGGGGTTGAGTTAAACACGGTGCGAATAAGGTTGTTTTGCCGCCCTAACTCTTTCTCGGAGCTGATTCGGTTTTGGTTTTCATGTTCCAGTTTACGGTTAAGCTCGTGCCACTTGGTTACGTCGTAAGACACGTTAAGCACACCTGTCACTTCGTCTTGTTGGTTCTTAAGCGGATAGACATTGTTTTGCAGCAGGATTTGTCGGCTATCTGGCGCACTAAACCATTCGGTATGTTGGCAAGGCTCGCCCGCCAATACTTGGTTGTCATAGGTTTGGCTGCGCTCTAACTCATTACGGGTTAAAAAATCACTCAGCTTCTTACCGGCAAGCTCACCAGGCTTTAAGCCATGAAAGCCTGCCCATGCTTGGTTACAGCCAAGCAAACGCTCATTAGCGTCTTTAAAGTAAATAAATTCTGGAATGGAATTAAGCACGTTTGCAAACAATTTTTGCTCTTGCTCAATTCGATTTAAATAAGAATAACCTTGAGCGTTTTCGTAAGCATTAATGAACCAAACCTCTCGGCCATTATGCGCAGTTAAGCTAGCGTAAAGAAGCAAAACCCGAGTTTGCTGGGGGAAATTAACCAGCCAGTGAACACCTTCAATACTAGCTGAAGACTGATGGGGCTTTAGTAGCTCTAACAATTGCTCGAGGTGGGCAGAATCGAAGAACTGCCAATGTTTACCATTGTTAGCTAGCTGCAGTAATTCACAGACACGAGGATTAGCAAAAATAACCTGTTTGGCTTCTAGGTCAATCATCAGCTGAGCAGCCGGTGACTTCACCATTGCCGCGCGCTGAGCACGCACCTTTCTGCGAGCTAAGGCCCACATAACAATAACGATGACTAGCAGTATGCTAAGTAATGCTATTGTTGCCTGCATCCAGACTGTTGGATAAAAGTTTTCGTGCATCGATTGTCCATTTTTTCTGCAACCGCTGCTACTTTACCTGATTATATGACATAAGAAAATAATCATTTACTAAACAAGCAATTAGCTCACATTTACTGCATCACATTCTAACTTAATGCGCTACCTTGGGGGCCATCAAAGGCCAACTTTTTGGCAATATCTGTGAGGGCTAACCACTTGTTTTGGCACCAATTTGGCGCCAGTAAAACCGGCGGCCGAGCATGGGCACTTACACGGTGATAAACCACATGTTCAGGGGTATGGCGAATAAGATTTACCGCTTGTTCAACGTAGTGCTGCTGGCTCATGGTATCTAAGCGGCCTGCTCGCCACGCTTTAGCCATGGTGCTGCCCTCAACCACATGTAAAGGATGCAACTTAATACCAGCAATATCTTCGGCAAGTACCGCCTCAAGTGATTGCATATAATGTTCAGGCTCTTCGCCCGGTAAACCCAAAATAAGATGGGCGCATACTTTTAAACCGTATTGGTGGGCACGGGCTACAGCCTTTCGAAACGCCGCAAAATCATGACCACGGTTTATTTTCTTTAAAGTTTCATCATGGGCAGTTTGAACACCTAGCTCTAGCCAAACTTCTTTACCTTGAGCCTGATACTCTGCCAGCATTTCTAACACCGCTTCGGGTACGCAATCTGGGCGGGTACCAATGCATAAACCCACCACAGACTCATCGGCTAAAGCTTGCTGATACATCCCACGCAAATATTCTACTTCGGCATAGGTGCTGGTATAGGCCTGAAAGTAGGCTAAATAGCGGATATCTTTATGTTTTAGCTCAGCCTTGCGTGCATCCAGCTGCTCGCCAATCGACATCATTTGCTGTTGCGGTTTAACAAAAGCGTCTACGTTGCAAAAGGTACAGCCACCTTTACCAATACTGCCATCGCGATTTGGGCAGGTGAAATCGCCATCCACACTTAGCTTGCGCACTCGCCCGCTAAAATGTTGCTTAATATGACGACCTAAGGTGTTTACATATAAATCTAGCTGCACAGCTTTCACTCTTTAATAAGGTGGGAAAAACCCAAAACGGCGGCTAGTCTACTGGCAGGAGCCAGCTAGGTCTTAGTTGTAGATCAAGAGAGCACAACATTTAGACATTAGATGATCAACAACAGCGCTCTCAATTGCTCCTCAGCAAAGATAAACAGCACCTCTTGAAGCTGCTATACTGCGTGCCGCTAATACAGTCGCACCTAGGAATCAACATGAGCTCTCAAGCATTAATCGACGCAAATGACCGTCTAACCACTAAACAGCGTTATCAAAGCTTTATCGAACAAGCCCGTAAGGCCCAACAGGTTTGGACCTTAAGTGACGAACAGGGTTGTTTGATTATCGAAACCGGTGACGAAAAAGTATTACTGCTGTGGAGCGAGCAAGCACTTGCCGAACACTGGGCCAGTAAAGATCACGCCAACTTTAAAGCCCTAGCCATTAGTTTGAGTGACTTGACCGAGAAGTGGCTCCCAGGAATGGCCAACGATGGTTTTGACCTAGCAGTGGCTCCTAGCTTTGCCGGTGAAGGCACAATTGTTGCGCCCTTAGATCTTGCCGACGAGCTAAGCAGCGGAAAAATCAAGTAAGCCGAGTATTTACCGCGCTTAAGTCCAAAGCAGTTTTTTTAGTAAGGACTTAAGTGTAGAATCTTCGGCTCGAAAATTGTTCATAGCGCCCAAACGGGTACAGAAATACATACAGGTTAAATTATGACGACAACGGTTAATCCATTATTAGAAGATTTGAAGGCGCGCGGCCTAGTTGCTCAATGCACTGCCGACGAAGAACTGGCCGAACACCTTTCTAGTGGAGCCCGCACCCTGTATTGTGGCTTTGACCCAACTGCCGACAGCCTGCACATTGGTAGCCTAGTGCCACTACTTATGCTTAAGCGTTTCCAACAAGCTGGTCACAAGCCCTTAGCCTTGGTGGGTGGTGCAACCGGTTTAATTGGTGACCCAAGCTTTAAAGCCGCAGAGCGTAAACTAAACAGTGATGACGTAGTTACCGGCTGGGTAGGCAAACTGCAGAAGCAAGTTAGCCAGTTTATTGAGTTTGGCGACCAAGCAAATGCAGCCAAGGTAATTAACAACCTAGATTGGATTGGCAAAGTAAACGTAATTGATTTCATGCGTAACGTAGGTAAACACTTTAGCGTTAACGCCATGATCAAAAAAGAATCGGTAAAACAGCGTATCGACCGTGATGAGTCGGGTATCTCGTTCACCGAGTTCAGCTACATGTTGCTGCAGTCTTACGACTTTGCCGAGCTTAGCGACAAAGAAAACACCACCTTACAAATTGGTGGCTCTGATCAGTGGGGCAACATCACTGGCGGTATTGACCTAGCTCGACGCATGTACAGCAACAAAGTATATGGCCTAACAATGCCATTAGTGACCAAAGCCGACGGCACTAAGTTTGGTAAAACCGAAACGGGTACCATTTGGTTAGATCCTAAGCGTACCTCGCCTTACGCGTTCTACCAATTCTGGATTAACACGGCGGATGCCGACGTATATTCGTTCTTGCGTTACTTCACCTTTATCGACGTAGCCGAAATTGCAGCCATTGAAGAGCGTGATAAAGCCGCCCAAGGTCGCCCAGAAGCGCAAGGTATTTTAGCCAAAGAAGTAACTCGTTTAGTGCATGGAGAAGAAGGCTTAGCCTCAGCAATGCGGATTACTCAAGCGCTATTCTCTGGCGACTTAGCCTCTCTCAGTGAGTCAGATTTAGAGCAGCTAGCCCAAGATGGTTTGCCTACCACTCAACTTGAACAAAGCGAAGCTGGTTTAGTTGAGCTACTTACAGCGAGTGAGTTAGCTAAATCAAATAAAATGGCGCGCGAATTTATTGGTAACGGCGCAGTGTCTGTAAACGGCGAAAAGCTAAACGACCCTCAGCTAACCTTGCAAGCCAGCGATGCCTTATACGGTAAGTATTCAGTAGTTAAGCGCGGTAAAAAATTATTCAGTTTGATCATTTGGGCTAAATAATTTTGCTGTTAAGAGCAATCAGCCACGCTGATTGCTCGATTTAATCCCTTCAACACATTCTCCACCACCTTTGCTGTTGTTATCTGCCAGAACAACCTTTTCTACGTATTCCGATGTCACTTCTTGTTGGCTTCAATCACCCTTCATAAACTCCTCATTGCACTGGTATTTTCCCTAGAAAGCTTTAATTCAAATCTAGCTGCACGAAATTAAGTTATCAACCAATTCAAATAAACGTTAACCAGTTTGCAGTTTAAGTTAAAAATGTCTGGCATAATTGGTTTACAAATTTTTACTGTATGAGCCAAAATGCTGTTTAGAAACACTCTATTACTTGCCGCCACTAGCCTGGTTTTTTCCCTTCAAGCTAAAGATTGGGCAGACTACGACGTACCTGCAGACCCTGGATTTGGAAATACTTGGGAATTAATTGACGCCTTTTCTGACGATTTTAACTACCAAGGAAAAAACCAACAGTTTAGTGAAAAATGGAACGACCATTACCATAATGCTTGGACTGGGCCAGGATTAACCATATGGAGTTCTGATCACTCTGATGTAGTAGACGGAAAACTGGTTATTAAAGCCGCCAGAAAACCAGATACCGATAAGGTTCACCTAGGTGTAGTAACTTCTAAAACGCCAATCATCTACCCAGTTTACATGGAAGCCAAAATTAAAGTGGCTAACCAAGTGCTATCGTCTAACTTTTGGTTATTAAGTGCCGATGACAAGCGCGAGCTAGATATACTGGAGATATACGGCAGCGATCGCGCCAACCACCACAAGCATTCTCGCCATGCTAATACCAACTACCATGTATTTATTCGTGACGAAGAAAGCAACGAAATTATCCGAGACATAGGCTCTCAACAGCATCACTTTTTACCAAACGAAGCGCCGTATCGCGATAACTTTCATCGCTTTGGCGCATACTGGATCGATCCATGGAATGTCGAGTTTTACATTGATGGACGTTTAGTTCGTCGCTTAAACAAAACGTCACTTAAAGATCCAGAAAATCTTGGTCTAGACCGCGAGATGTTCATGATCATCGACATGGAAGATCACGATTGGCGCTCAAGTGTTGGTCACATCGCTAGCGATGAAGATTTAGCCGATGAAACTAGAAACAAGATGCTAGTGGATTGGGTGCGTGTTTACGTACCAGTAAAAGCCGACGCAAGCCAGCAAGAACTAGGCCCGGTAAAGCTTCCGACCGATGTAGCCGGCTTAAGCTTGCGCCACAGCACCAAGTGTTTTGAAATTAGAAACCCTCGCTCTGAAAAAGGCGCGCGTTATCGCCAAAGCTACTGCAGCCATCGTGGCCAACAGCAGAAGTTTACTTTTACCGAGCAAGTGAGTGAACAGGGCCAGCAAGTTAGCATCAAAAACACCGCAAATGATTTTTGTGTTGCAGCACGAGAAGGCAAACAAGACTTACGCCAACAACCCTGTGATGAGCAATCAGCTGCCCAGTCTTGGCTATTATCAAACAAAGGCCACAATTGGTTCAGCATTAAAAACCTTGCCACTGGTGAATGCCTAGAAATGGCGAAAGGCTCCAAGAAAAATGGCAAAAACTTGTCATTGGGTGAATGTGATGGCTCAGAGCATCAAAGCTTTAAATTCGTAAATTAATGGGAAGGCTAGCCTAACAGCTGGCCATTTACTTCGCTTAAACAATAGGTTGTTCATGAAAAATTATCAGATGTACATCAATGGTAGCTGGCTAGATGCAAAATCAGGAGCACGCGCCGAGGTACTTAACCCTTCAACTGAAGAAGTTATCGCCACTGTCGCTAATGGCGATGAAACCGATGCAGAGCTAGCCATGAGCGCAGCAGTTGCAGCACAAAAGCAATGGCGTAAGCTACCTGCTCGCAAACGTGCTGAAAAACTGTATGAGTTAGTGGCAGAGATTAAAGCTAACCGTGACTTCTTAGCCGAGCTGCTTGTGCAAGAACAAGGCAAGTTACTAAAAGTGGCGCGTATGGAAGTAGACGTAACCTGCTCGTTTATTGAATACGCCTGCGAGTGGGCTCGCCACATTGAAGGTGACATAGTTGAGTCAGACAACCCTGACGAGCACATTTGGATCCACAAGGTACCGCGTGGTGTAGTGGTAGCTATTACTGCATGGAACTTTCCACTAGCGCTAGCTGGTCGCAAAATTGGCCCAGCCTTAGTGGCGGGTAATGCGATTATTGTTAAGCCAACTACCGAAACACCATTAGCAACACTTGAGCTAGCAAAACTGGCCGACAAAGTTGGCTTGCCAAAAGGTTTGTTAAACGTAGTCACCGGTCCTGGTCGCTCTTTGGGCGATGCACTGGTTCGCCACCCAAAGACAGCCATGGTATCAATGACAGGCAGTACTCCTGCTGGCCAAGCCATTGTGCGAGCAGCCTCAGACAACCTAGCTCATGTACAACTAGAGCTAGGCGGCAAAGCGCCCTTTATCGTGCTCGACGACGCTAACATAGATGCGGCAGTAGACGCAGCGCTAAACTCTAAGTTCGATAACTGTGGTCAAGTATGTACTTGTAACGAACGTTTATATGTTCACGAAGCCATCTACACCGAGTTTATGGACAAATTGCTTGCCAAGGTGAAAGCCATAAAGGTAGGTGACCCAATGAACGAAGATAGCGACATGGGGCCAAAAGTAAGCGCTAAAGAGCTAGCCAATATGGAAGCCATGGTTGCTAAAGCCATAGAAGAGGGTGCCACCTTAGTCACTGGTGGTAAACGCTTAAGCGGCGAGGAGTTTGAAAAAGGCTACTGGTTTGAACCCACCGTGTTTACCGACGTAACCCAAGAGATGAGCCTCGTTCATGAAGAGATCTTTGGCCCTATTTTGCCCGTAGTTAAATTTACTGAGTTTGATGAAGTGATTAACTATGCTAACGATTCTGAGTACGGTTTGTCGGCGATGATCTTCACCGACCGAATCAAACTAGTGATGGACTTGGTAAACGACCTTGAATGCGGAGAGATTTATGTAAACCGCGGTCATGGCGAGCAACATCAAGGCTTCCACAATGGCTACAAACTAAGTGGCTCCGGCGGTGAAGATGGTAAATATGGTTTTGAGCAATACCTAGAGAAGAAAACCTTCTACGTAGATTTCTCAAAATAACACTCTTTTCTTAGGAAGTGAGCAAGCAACTTATTAGCGGTGAGTTGCTTGCTACCCGCAGTTTTGAAAATGGAGACCGCAATACTCAATAGCAATAATAATTAAACGCAAATACCAAGGGGATACTATGTTCTACATCGGATTCTTTTTAAGCTTAGTAATGATCTACTTAGGCGTGTTAGAAATCATTCAGCGGCAACGTGAACACTCATAATCATGCATCCTCTGCTTTAGGGTCGTAGCCAACAACACCGCTATAAAAAGGTTGGTGCGGGATAAGAGCAAGATACTCACTCAACTAAATATTAAGGATAGTTGGACAAGCATTACCCTTCTCACTAGTTTTACTCTAAGCCCATGATATGCGATGCTTTAATGCGCTGGCATTACCATGGAAAATGGCTGAATGAATGTGATAGAAAACAACACCCTCGCAGTGATAGTTCCGCAAATTCAGCTACAACTTGGCTACCAAATTGTTGAACTTGGCCACTCATACTTCTCCATCCAAAGCTTGGTCTCA
Coding sequences within it:
- a CDS encoding RICIN domain-containing protein; amino-acid sequence: MLFRNTLLLAATSLVFSLQAKDWADYDVPADPGFGNTWELIDAFSDDFNYQGKNQQFSEKWNDHYHNAWTGPGLTIWSSDHSDVVDGKLVIKAARKPDTDKVHLGVVTSKTPIIYPVYMEAKIKVANQVLSSNFWLLSADDKRELDILEIYGSDRANHHKHSRHANTNYHVFIRDEESNEIIRDIGSQQHHFLPNEAPYRDNFHRFGAYWIDPWNVEFYIDGRLVRRLNKTSLKDPENLGLDREMFMIIDMEDHDWRSSVGHIASDEDLADETRNKMLVDWVRVYVPVKADASQQELGPVKLPTDVAGLSLRHSTKCFEIRNPRSEKGARYRQSYCSHRGQQQKFTFTEQVSEQGQQVSIKNTANDFCVAAREGKQDLRQQPCDEQSAAQSWLLSNKGHNWFSIKNLATGECLEMAKGSKKNGKNLSLGECDGSEHQSFKFVN
- the tyrS gene encoding tyrosine--tRNA ligase; its protein translation is MTTTVNPLLEDLKARGLVAQCTADEELAEHLSSGARTLYCGFDPTADSLHIGSLVPLLMLKRFQQAGHKPLALVGGATGLIGDPSFKAAERKLNSDDVVTGWVGKLQKQVSQFIEFGDQANAAKVINNLDWIGKVNVIDFMRNVGKHFSVNAMIKKESVKQRIDRDESGISFTEFSYMLLQSYDFAELSDKENTTLQIGGSDQWGNITGGIDLARRMYSNKVYGLTMPLVTKADGTKFGKTETGTIWLDPKRTSPYAFYQFWINTADADVYSFLRYFTFIDVAEIAAIEERDKAAQGRPEAQGILAKEVTRLVHGEEGLASAMRITQALFSGDLASLSESDLEQLAQDGLPTTQLEQSEAGLVELLTASELAKSNKMAREFIGNGAVSVNGEKLNDPQLTLQASDALYGKYSVVKRGKKLFSLIIWAK
- a CDS encoding sensor domain-containing diguanylate cyclase, whose amino-acid sequence is MHENFYPTVWMQATIALLSILLVIVIVMWALARRKVRAQRAAMVKSPAAQLMIDLEAKQVIFANPRVCELLQLANNGKHWQFFDSAHLEQLLELLKPHQSSASIEGVHWLVNFPQQTRVLLLYASLTAHNGREVWFINAYENAQGYSYLNRIEQEQKLFANVLNSIPEFIYFKDANERLLGCNQAWAGFHGLKPGELAGKKLSDFLTRNELERSQTYDNQVLAGEPCQHTEWFSAPDSRQILLQNNVYPLKNQQDEVTGVLNVSYDVTKWHELNRKLEHENQNRISSEKELGRQNNLIRTVFNSTPDPLGFIDDKGNFVGGNEPFAKMFGFTSDELLGKHLTEVLSEEQLEQHQLQNRQILEDGKPIRYEELVYLDDGHQIWYEVIKGPYFDDVSGERGIIFITRDVTERKATEQQLADAIMQLQELSFIDSLTQVANRRSFDEKLLQLWLTHRREGVELSLLLLDIDCFKQYNDNYGHQQGDEALRQVAKLISRSVKRGSDLVARYGGEEFAILLPNTGCEGAKQIAETVLRNMKEAEIPHEFSDVSDFVSVSIGVASVIPQQGVDYGELVRVADLQLYRAKHQGKARYCSAGDSAIEDTKTAP
- a CDS encoding TIGR01212 family radical SAM protein (This family includes YhcC from E. coli K-12, an uncharacterized radical SAM protein.), which gives rise to MQLDLYVNTLGRHIKQHFSGRVRKLSVDGDFTCPNRDGSIGKGGCTFCNVDAFVKPQQQMMSIGEQLDARKAELKHKDIRYLAYFQAYTSTYAEVEYLRGMYQQALADESVVGLCIGTRPDCVPEAVLEMLAEYQAQGKEVWLELGVQTAHDETLKKINRGHDFAAFRKAVARAHQYGLKVCAHLILGLPGEEPEHYMQSLEAVLAEDIAGIKLHPLHVVEGSTMAKAWRAGRLDTMSQQHYVEQAVNLIRHTPEHVVYHRVSAHARPPVLLAPNWCQNKWLALTDIAKKLAFDGPQGSALS
- the aldA gene encoding aldehyde dehydrogenase, producing the protein MKNYQMYINGSWLDAKSGARAEVLNPSTEEVIATVANGDETDAELAMSAAVAAQKQWRKLPARKRAEKLYELVAEIKANRDFLAELLVQEQGKLLKVARMEVDVTCSFIEYACEWARHIEGDIVESDNPDEHIWIHKVPRGVVVAITAWNFPLALAGRKIGPALVAGNAIIVKPTTETPLATLELAKLADKVGLPKGLLNVVTGPGRSLGDALVRHPKTAMVSMTGSTPAGQAIVRAASDNLAHVQLELGGKAPFIVLDDANIDAAVDAALNSKFDNCGQVCTCNERLYVHEAIYTEFMDKLLAKVKAIKVGDPMNEDSDMGPKVSAKELANMEAMVAKAIEEGATLVTGGKRLSGEEFEKGYWFEPTVFTDVTQEMSLVHEEIFGPILPVVKFTEFDEVINYANDSEYGLSAMIFTDRIKLVMDLVNDLECGEIYVNRGHGEQHQGFHNGYKLSGSGGEDGKYGFEQYLEKKTFYVDFSK
- a CDS encoding DUF2750 domain-containing protein, which encodes MSSQALIDANDRLTTKQRYQSFIEQARKAQQVWTLSDEQGCLIIETGDEKVLLLWSEQALAEHWASKDHANFKALAISLSDLTEKWLPGMANDGFDLAVAPSFAGEGTIVAPLDLADELSSGKIK